The DNA region CTCCTTTCCATACTCGGGCTTTGTATCTTTGAATTCGCCTCGGGCGAGTTTCTGAGTCAATGTTTGCTCATTAGTCGCGatcaataattttaattattataacttGCATCCGTCCTCAATGGCGAAAGAAAAATGAATCAGGCAGCTGTGTAAACCTTAAAGGGTTCAGAAACCTTTCGATTCATAAAGCATACAAATAGATAAATGCACTAAactcaaattttaattttacacaTTAAGGCAACTGTATAGTATGGTATTTGATAATAGTCTGACGCAAGATAGAAATGATTATTCCAAAATACCTTTAAGATTAACTGCGCTTGCCTTATACATAAATTTTAAACGAAATGAACTAGCGCCCCGAAAATTCCAAGCTCATCGCGgaaaattaatcaaattataCCCTTCACGGgtgaaacaaaataatatccatcaaattttttaagaaaccgaaaattatgcaaaatttattcaaaggctaaaatcaaaatttgcaaGCCCCAGTcgttgatttgtttttgttctctTCGAGATGAGTTTTGTTGGcgggaaattaattaagttaCTTAATTACAGGTACAAGACGGTCAAAGTTCGATTCCCCTTCACCTTTCGCATGTTCTCATTATCTGCAAACAGGTTGACTTGTGCCAAAACTCATTTTTCGAAAGCTTTCCGATTGTCCATTAGTGGGAGTTGTGTAAGGAGTCCACTTTGGTATTCGCCAACGAGAATACCCTGTACGAAAATGAAACAGCTATTTATATAACTGATAAACATAAATCCTAGAGGGTATCAGTCAATGCAGAAGACCTTACCTTTCGGCGAGATAAATTTGTGTTAGAAGACACATAATGATTGATCGTGTGCCAATTGTAGACGAACGAAAAGTGGAACCGTTTGGGCAGAAAGGGGGATTGTTTGGGGGAGACCATTAGgaatttgttctttttttgctGGCAGTAAACAAAGACTgccaaataaatttcatttttatttgcgttctttatttgttgttgctgtgggtACGCAATTTAAGTGAATATTCGGTTTCTAGTCAAACCGGTTCGTATTGGGCAGACTCTTTGGGAATTTGTAATTCGGCGTACTGACAAATTTTATGTACgtatctatatacatatagtatgTGGATAGGAACCAATCTATTTTGGCATGATTAAGTAGTTTTACATTCTATGGTGGCTTTTACATAAATGTGATGAATAAAATGTGATTCGCTTATTTAACTATAACTTAACAAGGAATCTGTCTTACGatcaaaaaagaaatacaccaaaaaaatttaacaaaaacgTGTTGCTCCTTCATATactaatttcaataaataagtaatatacaaataaaaatttcattacTGTAATTTTACCCAAGTTGTTGGGAAACTTTTTATCGAACCCCAGTAAGCTGATGGAAACTTCAGAAGAAGTTAAACAGCTAGATTCACTTAAACATAtccataaatatatattattgtgaatattatattataccCTTAATCCGTAAACATGTTGGCCGGCTGCCCCGATGAGTTGCCCAATCCGCACAGGAACTGCCTGCACGAGATGATGCAGGCGCTGATCTGCAACGACAACGATGTGAAGCGCTTGAACACGGAGCTCCGGAACCTTCACCTGGAGCTGGAGGCGGAGCTGACCAAGATTAACAAGGCGAACCAGAAGTGCGGCCACGAGAAGAAGGGCAAGGTGGTTTGCGAGAGCACCGAGGACATGACGAAGTTCGCCCAGCGGATCAACAACCTGGAAGAGGTGAATACGCACTTCACCCGGCGAAGTGAGCAGATTCGAAAGCGGCGGGATAACATCATTGTCTATGCCCGCCAGTGCTTGTACGCCTACAACGAGGAGAAGTGTAAGTTCAAGTCCTTCCACGAGAACACGGTGGACTACATAAAGCGCACGGCGACACTCTCCCAAGATGCGGAGGTGATCCGGCGATGCGGCAAGGAGGTGTGCGAGCTGCATAAGCGCTTCGTGCGGGAGGTGGCCAAGCTGAAGAGCACCGAATCGGAGCTGCTGCCCTTCTTCAAGCTGCTCAAGGAATCCGATCCGAAGGCCTACTGCGAGTGCTGCTGCTTCAAGGGATACGACTGGATGCCCAAGGGCAAGAACCTGGAGGCCGTGGATGCAATGGCTGGCGAGATCAAGGAGCAGATGGGCGACGTCCTGGTGAGAGCCTTCGCCCAACTGCACATTCATTCGCCGCAGGATCCACGCGCCTTTATTGCTGCCTATCTAATGAATCTGGATCGTAACGAGCAGGATATGAAGGAGAAGCTTAGCATTTTCCAAGCAGATCCTGTAGTGGAAGACCAGGAGCTTTCGGACCCTACATTCCACTGCGACGATATTTGTCCCAAATCCGAGtgattgcaattaaataaGTACTTTAAATTGGCGTACCAAGTACATAGAATTTAGTGCCACCAGCGGAAATTTTGAATTGAAAAGCGGCTTCCTTTGAACATTTTATTAActcaaaataaaaacgcaaTACATTTCGGACATATGCTTTTCTATGTGCTTAAGAGTATTAGTAAACGTACActagtttatattttatccTTAGGTTTTCGATATACAAAGGAAATCACATATAGAGCTGTTTAAACCTTATATACTCGGTTTGCATAGCCTTTTAAGATCGGGTAAAAAATGCAGCTCGAATAAAAAGACGGCGTTTGGTGGTTATGATTTATTTCTTGCGACGATTGCCGCGCCGGGAGTTTGGTTCCGGCTCCTTCTCTCCTATGCCTGTGATGGAGGCACCCGCTAGCTCCGAGTTGGCCATCTTTTGCTGATTGTCCAGAAAGAACATTATGTCGCGGAGCTGTTCTTTTAAGTCGGTCACTTCGGCGTCGTGAGTTTGCTTGAACTCGTTGTACTGCTGTTCCAAGAGTTTGTATTTGCCGTGCCAGGAGCTCTGGCTGGTCTGCAGAGCCTTTGACAACTCACGCTCTTCGTTCAGTTGCTTCTGCACCTCCTTTAGTCTGAAAAAGCACAAACTGGTTAATATTCAGTAACAACGGTGATGCAGGTTTATTTATTACTTAGCTGTATGCTGGCCCAACTTGCGCTCCAGGTTGACCTTCTCTTTCTGCATGGTCTGCTGGAGCTGTTGAAGCTCGGAAACTTCTGTCTTAGCTTCGTTGGCGGTCGACTTATGGTTCTGCCATTCCTGCTCCAGCCGTTCCATCCGCTCCTCATAGTACTTGCGCTGTGTGTCTAGCTGAGAGGTCAGAAGGTAGGTGAATTCCATTTGCATGGAGTCGATCTTTTCCTCGCGCTCATCTTTCTCGGTTTGCGATGCCACCAGCTTGCCGTCGGATTTGTTTTGGAATAAGCGATGAACAAAGTTGTCACCGGCATAATCCCATACACTTGAAGTACCTAACTGCATGGCGAAGGTGTGATTTGTAGCCCGGAAGTGCGCAGCAGCATGACCTCCTTGGTAACGACCACAACCCACATGTCCGCAGATCAGGCATATCCACAACGAGTCAGTACCCTCGCATTCCATGCACACGGAATCCTCAACCAGCCCAGGAGTTTGAACATGGCGGCACACCGGACAGGTGGAGTCACCCCATTTCATCAAGCAGCTGGCGTGAAAGGCGTGGTTGCACAATATGGTCAACACTCCATCTACACTCTCGTCCATGCGCTCCAGGCACACTGGACAGGTGGGTAGCTCGGTGTGTCCCATTGGTGGTGCTCCATGCTCACTTCTTTCCACCTCTGAGACCCAGACCGCGTGGCACAGCGAGTCCGGTTCCAGTGAGTTGTACGTAATGCCATTATAGGACTTGTAGAACTCCAAAGCTGATTCATTCGAGCGGAATCTAAAACAGATTAAATTAATAACTATTCTTCATTCTGTAATGTCAGAGTGGAACGGCTCTTACTCCAGGAGCACCATGAACTGATTGGGGCTGCCGTCACGGACAATCTGGATGTGTTTGATCTCCGCATGACAGGGGGCAATAAAGTTCAGCAGGTCGTGGCAGTTAAGAGTGGCTGGCACTGCCAGCAGGCAGAGTTGGTTAGACGGAGCTTCCTTGATGGCCTTGCGCTCGCTgcaaaaagaaatacaataaTCATAGTAAGTGAAATAGTTAATACGCTAAAGAGTAAACTCACTTCTTCTTGTAGAGGTGGATAAGACCTTTGGTCACCTCGACGATGGGATTGCCGGAGAAGTACCCTATCTCATGGGGGAACTTGGAGGCGGTGGCGCCCGCCTGGCCTTCATCACCGCTTCGGGGAGTAATCTCCCGGGAGCTGCCCGCCGAGGGGCTGTTTACGTGCTGCACGGCGGCTACCCAGTTCATCTCCTGCTTCCTGGGTTCACTCAATTCCCGCTTCCAACGCTGGTTTGTGTACGTTTCGATGATTATGTCGCGGGACTGGCGAAGTCCGCGGTCGCGTTCACGCTCCTTCAGCACTCGGGGATTGGTTGGATGTTCGGCGGACACAGCTCCCTCAGAATCTGTtcgaaagtaaataaataattctgGTGAAATAAACTTCCTTTGTCTGCCGCACTCGCACCTCTGAAAATTACCTTCACTGGGATCCAAATCCGTTTCGATCTTGATCACACACAATGAAATGTTTTCTAGCATTACACAGGCATACTTTTCATaagtttttatataaaaataagcCTAAAGAgcgtttaaaatttaattttgttttaatgtgTGCGAAAtgagtttgttgtttttctatGCGAACTGGTTCGTGCGGAGCGATAAGTATATCGATAACTTCGCGACAATCGCTTATCGACAATGTCTTCCAACACTGATTGTAACGTACAAGGATTCCAGTCCATcggaatttaaaaatttaaattttatttccggCTTAACAGAGCAGCATTAAAAAACTCAAAGATTTACATCGACAGTAGAGGAAAGGAAAATTTTTTCTCCTTTGAAATCGTAAATGACTAGAGCTAATAAAAGTAAAACTGAGTTCAGGTGGAACAGTGTGCTATGAAGTAATATACAACTTGTCGGCTTCGCTATGTTGCCTCGCTTGGCAACTTCGGCTGTGGCTACTTCGGATCCGCTTGGcgagttggccaaaacaaagccagtgcgttgctgttgctgctgcgtaTCGGACGTGTTCGGTAGGCCAGACTTGCGTCATCCGTGATTTGGgccataacaaaaacaagtttACGAAACTTACGTCGTCATCCCGTTCTTTTCCGCGCGCGTAAACCAAGTCCAAAAAGAGAAGCGAAACAAAAAGGCTGGCTAAagaaaattgcaataaaacaatacCGAAAGCAAAAGTGAGTGCAATAGTTTTTTGTGATTTCTTGTGGTTTTTTCCttactgttgctgctgtctgTAACCATCAGCTGCGCCCACGGTAATAACAACCAATTGATTACCATAGGCGGGGCGGGCCAAAGTCGATTGTAATTGCAATTACCAAGATTGGACCACAAAGTACATTAAACCGCACACACGTGTAACATTCAATGTACATATGGCCGCGGCCGTAAAAATGGCCATCGCAAGAAGTCAACATATTGatttttggtattatttattaagggGTTTGCCCATAAAACTGCTTACAAAATTCGCAACTTGCTCACCTTTCTCACAGCCGCACTCATATGCTAACAAACAAGACCGGAGATCAAAAATAGCCGTGGGTACACAGTGAGAAATCTCATGTATCTAGATATGTCGGATGGCCTTAATCTCCTTAATATCTTTGCTgtgaattttttttgtgtgcttattaaatgttgtttttaaacaaaattgttatatttattttcgtatatatattttctttaatattgcactaatttgaatttatcaAACAGTCCATTAGCATtgtttgaaataaaaatatcgATGAACGCTATTTGGGGTTCccttataaaatattaacgTTAAAACCCGATGTTCCACTTTGATGAAACTACATTTCCCCAATTTATATATTCTCCACGAAAGTCGCGTCTTAGTTACAGCTTTTTTGGCCAGTATATGCGTGTATGAGGACGTCAGCCCATTTCTGGGTTGCTGCTGACAGCTGCCAAGTGCCAGGAGCTTGTCGTCAACAAGTCTATCAAAAGCACGTTTGTCATTTTTGTTGCACTCGCCCAGCCA from Drosophila santomea strain STO CAGO 1482 chromosome 3R, Prin_Dsan_1.1, whole genome shotgun sequence includes:
- the LOC120452072 gene encoding uncharacterized protein LOC120452072 codes for the protein MLAGCPDELPNPHRNCLHEMMQALICNDNDVKRLNTELRNLHLELEAELTKINKANQKCGHEKKGKVVCESTEDMTKFAQRINNLEEVNTHFTRRSEQIRKRRDNIIVYARQCLYAYNEEKCKFKSFHENTVDYIKRTATLSQDAEVIRRCGKEVCELHKRFVREVAKLKSTESELLPFFKLLKESDPKAYCECCCFKGYDWMPKGKNLEAVDAMAGEIKEQMGDVLVRAFAQLHIHSPQDPRAFIAAYLMNLDRNEQDMKEKLSIFQADPVVEDQELSDPTFHCDDICPKSE
- the LOC120452069 gene encoding BRCA1-associated protein isoform X2, translated to MNWVAAVQHVNSPSAGSSREITPRSGDEGQAGATASKFPHEIGYFSGNPIVEVTKGLIHLYKKNERKAIKEAPSNQLCLLAVPATLNCHDLLNFIAPCHAEIKHIQIVRDGSPNQFMVLLEFRSNESALEFYKSYNGITYNSLEPDSLCHAVWVSEVERSEHGAPPMGHTELPTCPVCLERMDESVDGVLTILCNHAFHASCLMKWGDSTCPVCRHVQTPGLVEDSVCMECEGTDSLWICLICGHVGCGRYQGGHAAAHFRATNHTFAMQLGTSSVWDYAGDNFVHRLFQNKSDGKLVASQTEKDEREEKIDSMQMEFTYLLTSQLDTQRKYYEERMERLEQEWQNHKSTANEAKTEVSELQQLQQTMQKEKVNLERKLGQHTAKLKEVQKQLNEERELSKALQTSQSSWHGKYKLLEQQYNEFKQTHDAEVTDLKEQLRDIMFFLDNQQKMANSELAGASITGIGEKEPEPNSRRGNRRKK
- the LOC120452069 gene encoding BRCA1-associated protein isoform X1, coding for MLENISLCVIKIETDLDPSEDSEGAVSAEHPTNPRVLKERERDRGLRQSRDIIIETYTNQRWKRELSEPRKQEMNWVAAVQHVNSPSAGSSREITPRSGDEGQAGATASKFPHEIGYFSGNPIVEVTKGLIHLYKKNERKAIKEAPSNQLCLLAVPATLNCHDLLNFIAPCHAEIKHIQIVRDGSPNQFMVLLEFRSNESALEFYKSYNGITYNSLEPDSLCHAVWVSEVERSEHGAPPMGHTELPTCPVCLERMDESVDGVLTILCNHAFHASCLMKWGDSTCPVCRHVQTPGLVEDSVCMECEGTDSLWICLICGHVGCGRYQGGHAAAHFRATNHTFAMQLGTSSVWDYAGDNFVHRLFQNKSDGKLVASQTEKDEREEKIDSMQMEFTYLLTSQLDTQRKYYEERMERLEQEWQNHKSTANEAKTEVSELQQLQQTMQKEKVNLERKLGQHTAKLKEVQKQLNEERELSKALQTSQSSWHGKYKLLEQQYNEFKQTHDAEVTDLKEQLRDIMFFLDNQQKMANSELAGASITGIGEKEPEPNSRRGNRRKK